From the Campylobacter volucris genome, the window AGTGTGCCTAAGGTTAAAGAAATTGATTTAAAAATTGATAAGCTTAAAGAAGATTTAAATATAGTTTTGATTTCAGATGTGCATTTGGGAAAAAATTTAAGAGAGGAATTTTTAAAAGCTTTGATTGAAAAAATCAATGCCTTAAATGCTGATATGGTTATCATAGCTGGAGATTTAATCGATACAGATATTAATAAAATACACTATTTAGAACTTTTGCAAAATTTTAAATCCAAATATGGCACTTTTTATGTATATGGAAATCATGAGTATTATAATGGTATGGAAGAAATTAGTGCTAAATTAAAAAAATTACAAAATTTTAAAATTTTAGAAGATGAAGGTATAAAATTTGATAATTTTACACTTAGTGGGACTTTAGATCTTAGTGCTGAGCGTTTAGGATATAAAGCTAGTGATATTAATAAAGTAAAACAACATATCAATAATGAAAAATTTAATATACTCATCACCCATCAACCAAAATATGTAAAAACTTATGATGTAACTGGATTTGATTTAATTTTATCAGGACACACTCACGCTGGACAAATTTTTCCTTTTTCTTTACTAGTTTTTTTAGAACAAGGTTTTGTTTATGGTTTGTATGAGCTTGGCAAGAATGCTTTATTATATGTAAGTAGTGGAGCTGGTTTTTGGGGTCCTGCTGTAAGATTTTTAGCACCTAGTGAAATAGCTTTTTTAAAATTAAAAGGAGAATAAATGCCATTAAGCAATAATGTATCAAAAATTTTTGGAATGATAGCTGGATTTAAATTTCCAAAAATGATACAAAAAAATATTAATAAAGCTTATATCAATGCTTTTAATATAGATATGAGTGAATTTAAAAATTATGAAGAATATGAGAGTTTAAATGCTTTATTTACAAGAACTTTGCAAAATGAAAGAGTATTAGAGGATGATTTTATAAGTCCTTGTGATGGAAAAATTTTAGAACTTGGCTCTAGTTTTCAAAATGATTTAAAAGAAAATATTGCTCTTAGTATAAAAGGAACAAGTTATAGTATAGAAGGGCTTTTAAAAGATTGTGCAACCAATTGTGAGTTAGAAAATGGTGTTGATTATGCAAATATTTATCTTTCTCCAAAAGATTACCATCATTATCATGCTCCATGTAATATGCAAATTTTAAGTGCTACTTATGTAAGCGGGGTTTTATTTAGTGTAAGTGAGGCTAAATTAGCAAAGATAGCAAATTTATATGTTAGAAATGAAAGAGTGATTGTAAAAGCTTTAATAGATAATCAATTTATACTTTGGATGGTTTTTGTCGGTGCGTTAAATGTAGGTAAAATGAAATTTGATTTTGATGCTAGCATACAAACTAATGCTGCTAATTTTGATTTTACTCATACTTATGAAAATCTTTTTGTGCAAAAGGGACAAAAACTTGGAAATTTTGAACTTGGATCTACTATAGTTTTAATAGCACAAAAAGGAAATTTAAAATGGACAAAAAAAGCTTATGAAAATGTCAAATTTGCTAAGAAGATGGCTGATTTTCTTTAGTAGTGTCTTCATTAGCTACTTTGTATAAAAATGCAAAAATTTCTGCTACGGCTTTATACATATTAGGCGGGATTTCATCGCCTAGATCAAGTTTGCTTAAAACCTCTACTAAGTCTTTATCTTCTTTTATAGGTATGCCATTTTCTTTTGCTAAAGAAATGATTTTAGAAGCATTTTCACCTTTAGCATTAGCTAAAATTTTTGGTGCATTTTGATCTTCTTTGTTATAGCCTAGTGCAACTGCTTTTTTAATCTTTTTAGCCATATTTATGCTCTTGTATCAAAACCCATATTAAAATCATTGTATTCATCTTGATTTTGAAATTTACTTTTTGCTATATCACTGATGAAAAAATTGGAGCTTAAAAGTCCTACTTTAACCAAAGCTTTTTTTAGCTCATGTGCTCTTTCATATAGTTTTTTTCTAAATTCAAGATTTTCTATCATCATATTTATATCTATATATTTATCGTTACTTAAAGATAAAAATACATTGATTTTACCTAGTTTTTCAAATTCAAGGTTAATTTGTGCATAAAATTTATCTTTTTTTCCGCGTTTAAATACTACATTAGATTTTTCTAAATCATCCCAAAAAAATGGTAAAAAAGTATGTATGCTGTTATTAGCTAGTGATAAAAGTTGATTAAATTCAAGTTGAGCTATAAGTCTATTGGTTTGATTTAAAATGCTTTCGTTGTCTAAACTTTTAGCTAAATTAGAAACTTGTAAAAGAGTAGATTTAATATCTTGTTGTAAATCTGTGCTTATTTGATTTGAGTCTTTTGGGGTGATTTTGTTTAATTCCTTAATGGAAAGTTCTAGTTTTTTTTCTATATTTTTAATATCATCTAAAGAATTTTTAGCTTCATAATTTTTAGGATCTAAAGCTTTTAAAACTTCATTAAGTTTTTTGCTTGTTTGGGTTAGTTCTTTGCTAAGACTACCTAAAAGATCTTCTTGTAAATTCTGAGAAAAATTAAGATTTTTACTCACAGCTTGTTTAAAAATATCTTCAATATTAGCCTTAGTTTCATTTTTGCTTGTAAATATATTATTAGTTTTATTGGTATTTTGTGTATCTAAAGGTTTTGAATCATTTTTTATATCTGAATTTTTTATATCTGTTTTGTTTTCATTTTTTGTATGATTTTCTTCTTTTGTGTTATTTTTAATGTCTTTGGTTAAATGCTGTTCTTTATTTTCGTTTTTAATATCGTTTTTGGATGCATCTTTATTTGTAGGTTTTTTAGGTTCTTCTTTGGGATTATTTTGAATTTTATCTTCATTTTTAGTTTCATTAGGGGTTTTATCATTTTGTGTGTGTTGATTTGTTAGATTGTCTTTTTGTGGTTCTTTTTTAATGTCTTTTGTTTTTTGTGTTTGATTTTTGATATTATTTAAAAAATGGATCAATTCTTTGATATTTTGACTTAGTTCTTTTAAGATATAGGTATTTTGAATTTTAATGTTTTCAGGCTTAGCTAGTTCTTTGTTGATCAAACCAAGATTTTTATTTAAATCTTTAATGAAATTATCTGCTAAATTTTGTATTTTTTCTTTATTGATATTTTGAGAATTTTTACTCAAGTAGTTTTTAAAATTTTCAATTTTATCAAATAGTTTAAATAAAGTTTTATAATTGGTATTTTCTAATGATGTTTTATTATCTTGCTTGTGATTTTGTAGGATATGGACTAATTCTTTTAAGGTGCTTGTTGTGTCTAAATTTTTAAGATCTAGTTGGGCTATGTCTTTTTTTAAATTTTGATTGCTTGTTGATTTTATACTATTTAAAAGATTAAAAAAACTTTGAGGAAGGTTTTGTTCTTTTAAAGAATAATTTAATTTTGCTTCTAAAAATACTCCTGAATTTTTGATTAAAGAAGAAAGATTTTTTGGATTTGCTTCTTTGGCTGGCTTGACTAGTTCTTCTAAAATTTTTAAAAATTTTTCAAATTCAGGGCTTTTGGAAAGTTCTGTTTGGAGTTTTTTTAATTCATTTGCAACATTGGGTGCAAAATTTAAATTTTTGTGATTTTTTAGTACTGCCAAGTTAGGATCTTTTTGGGTTGTGATTTGATCTAAAAGTTTATTGAGTAATTCTTGTAGTTTTTGATCTACTTTGCTCACATAATCTTTTGGAAGCTTAGCTTCAGTTTTAGAAAGAAAAGGATTTTTTAAAGCTTCTTCTAAAGATGTTTTTTTATCTAATTTTTCTTTACCATCTTTATTTACATCTTTTGTGCTTTCATTTTTAGCAAATTGGTTTTGATTGGTAATATTAGTTATCATCGAGCATCACCATATTTCCAGGTTTTCTTTTAAATTTAGTAAAGTTTTTAAATTTAGGTTTATCAATGGCAAAGAGTATTAAAATTCCAAGTAGGCAAATATAAAAATATATAAACCCATAAGCTTCAAAATAATGCATCAAAGTCCCTAGTATAGCAGGAGCAAACAAAGCTCCACTAGAGTAGGTAAATAATACTGCTCTACCAAGCTCAACTCTTTTGCTAGGATTATCTAGCATATCATTAGCCCTTGCAAGAGAAAGTGCATATAAACAACACATCCCCATACCCAATAAAAATCCAAAAAGATATTTAAGATAGATATTTTGACCAAAAAATAATATGCAAATCATTGCACTTAAAGCCGTAAAAGCACATAAAATAATGGCAAATTTTCTGCTGATTTTATCTGAAAGTGTGCCGATGAAAAGTTGAGAGATAAATCCTCCTAGCATGGTGCAAAATATAAATATAGAAGCTTCTTTTGTCCCAAAACCTTGTATAAGTACAAATAATGAAGCCATTGAAAAAAATCCATTTAAAAGCATACCTGCTATAAAACTTGTAGCTAAAGCTAGTGGAACGATATCAAAAATTTTAGGTATGGAAATTTTTGTTTTTTGTGGTAAAACAGGCTCTTTGATTTTAATTAAAAATAAAGGTATAGAAGCAAACATAATAAAACTAGCACTAAGTATAAAAACAGTGTCACTTGGAAAATTAAATGACATTAATAAAATTCCAAAACCAGAAGAAGAATAAAACACAACTTCATAAAATGCTATAACTCTTGATCTTATAGCATTTTTTGCCTTTTCATTTAGCCATGATTCTATAACCATCAAAAGAGCATAATAACAAAATCCTAGTAAAAATCTCAAAACCATCCAAAAATATAAATTAGAATTTAAACTATGAAGCATGGTTGCTATGCCAAAGATAATAGCAAAAATCCCAAAAGATCTTATATGCCCTACTTTTGATACGATTCTATGAGCACTAATTGTGCTAACCATAGCCCCTAAAAAATAGCAACTTCCTATAAGTCCGATATAAAAATTACTAACATCATTTTGTTTAAGAATAATAGCTATAGAATTAACAGTTAATGCACTTCCTATAAAGACAAAAACCATTCCTAAAAACAAAGCAGTTAGTGATTGTATAGTTCTTTTTGAGCTTAGCATTTTCTTATTAAAAAATTATAAATTAACACCGCCAAAGGCGTGATAAACATCGCACAAAACAAGGCAAAAATATCTAGTAAGCCTTGAAACTCTAAAGCTAAAAATCCTAAGATTAAAAATACATATGCTAAAAGCTTAAATACAGAAAAAAAAGCTAACGCATGTTTGAAAATACTTTTAAATCTACTTTTTTCCAAATCGTCTTTTAAAACTATAAATTTTACAATTTTAGGAAAAGAATGTATTTTTTTTGCAAAAATTTGTAAAGGTTTTTGTGTAAATTGGTATGTTTTTGCATTTTTAAAAATAAATTTTTTATAACTCATAAAAGAAAAAAAAATGATTAAATTTTGAGCCAAAAAGCCAAATTCAAAACTTATAAAAGTGCTTAAATTTATACCCTTATAGCTTAACATTCCTACTAGGAAAATTAAATTTAATCCTAGTAAAAGCAAGAGTAAAATTTTAAGCTTTAGTATCATTTTTAAATTCTTTATAGCGGTTTTCTTCTTTAAATTCCTCATAGCTTTTAACTTGAGCTTTATAGGCTTTAAAGACATTTAAAATTGCTGCAGCTACTCCTATAAAAACACCAATCCAAAAAAGCCAAGAAACTCCAAATAAATTTTTTAAAAAATAACCAATCCCAATACCGATTAAAACCGCCACAACCATGGAAATTCCAAGGCTTAATCCATCGGCTGCTTCTATGCTTTTGCGTATGATTTTTTTTCTCATAGGGCTTTAAAACTTTCATGTGCTGCTTGTATGGTTTTATCTATGATTTTTTTATCCATACATTCGCAAATAAAACCTGTTTCAAATTGAGAAGGAGCAAGATAAATTCCTTTACTTAGCATTTGAGTGTGAAATTTTGCAAACAATTTTGTATCAGATTTTAAAGCATCTTGGTAATTATAAACAGGATTTTCACAAAAGAAAAATCCAAACATAGAACCTATATTATTTACTTGTAAAGCAATACCACACTCATTAGCAGCTTCTTTAAAGCCTTGCATTAGTCTAGATCCTAGTTTTTCTAAATTTTCATATAAATTTTCACAAGCTCTTGCTTTTTTAACATTTGCATATCCTGCTGCCATTGCTAAAGGATTTCCGCTTAAAGTTCCTGCTTGATATACTCCACCTAATGGGCTTAACAAATCCATTATCTCAGCTCTTGCAGCAAAAGCAGCAGCAGGCATACCTCCGCCTATAACTTTGCCAAAAGTTACTATATCAGCTTTAATTTGATTTATACCAAAAGATCCAAGATAAGAAGCTCTAAAACCGCTCATCACTTCATCAAATATCAATAAAATTTCATATTGATCACAAATTTTTCTTAATTCTTGTAAAAATTCAATTTTAGCTGGAACCAATCCCATATTTCCTGCAATAGGCTCAATGATGATGCAAGCTATATTTGTATCTTTTTCTACTAAATTTTTAACACTATCAATATCATTATAAATTGCAACAAGAGTATTTTTAGCTACATCTTCTAAGACGCCAAGCGAACTTGGAGTATTAAAAGTAGCAGCCCCACTTCCTGCACTTACTAATAATGAATCAGAATGTCCATGATAACACCCTTCAAATTTAATAATTTTATCTTTTTTAGTATAGCCCCTTGCAAGACGAATTGCGCTCATAGTAGCTTCTGTGCCACTACTTACAAAACGGATTTTGTCTAAGTGCTCCCAATCTTGTAAAATAAATTTTGCAAGTTTGGTTTCAGCTAGTGTTGGTGCTCCAAAGCTAGAGCCATTTTTTAAAGCTTTTTTGCAAGCTTTTTCTATATCTTCATCACAATGCCCAAAAAGCAAAGGGCCCCAACTTTGAACATAATCAATATAAATATTATCTTCAATATCAGTAATGTAAGCACCTTTGCCTTGTTTGATAAATAAAGGATTGCTTCCTACACTTGCAAAAGCACGAACAGGGGAATCAACCCCTCCTGCGATAAACTCACAAGCTTCTTCAAAAGCTTTTTTGTTATTTTTCATTATTTCTCCTTTTTATTGTTTTGTATATACATATAAAGTGATTTGATCTCATCTTCTGTGAGCGAATAAGTAGGCATAATACTTTTTGAGCCTTGTTCTTGATTTAAGACATTTTTAAAATGAGTGTAGTTTATATCTTGAATACTTGGCACGATAAATGGAACCTTTTGTCCATTTTGAATGTAATATCCTAAAATTTGCTTTTGGCCGTTTCCATGACACTTTGCACAGCTTATGCCTCTTGGGTTTTGATAAAGGGATTCTTGATATTCTTTAGGTGAGATAAAATCTTCTGCGAAAATATTTATCACAATTAAAAGCAAAATAAATATAAATTTCATTAAGCACCTTTAACAAAAAAGAAGTTTTGTTATGATACAATTTTTTAAGTTAAACAAAGCTATAAAAGTTTAAGGAAAAAAATGACACTTTTAGATGGTAAAAAATTAAGTAGTCAAATAAGAGAAAATTTAAAAGATGAGGTTTTAAAGCTCAAAAACAAAGGCATAGAACCTTGCTTGGCTGTAATTTTAGTTGGAGAAGATAGTGCAAGTGCTACTTATGTATCATCTAAGGCTAAAGCTTGTGAGCAATGTGGTATTAAATCACTAGTTTATCGACTCGATACAAATACTACTCAAAATGAACTACTTGCTTTAATTAATACTTTAAATCATGATGATAGCGTAGATGGAATTTTAGTCCAACTTCCACTTCCTAAGCATATTAATAAAGATATTATTTTAGAAAGTATTAATTTTAATAAAGATGTCGATGGTTTTCATCCTTTTAATGTAGGAAATTTAAGCTTAAATTTAAAAGGAGGTTTTTTACCTTGCACCCCTTTAGGAGTAATGAAAATTTTAGATTTTTATGATATTAAATTAAAAGGAGCTGATGTTGTAGTTATAGGTACTTCAAATATAGTCGGTCGTCCTATGGCTACAATGCTTTTAAATGCAGATGCTAGTGTGAGTATCTGTCATATTTATACTAAGGATTTAAAAGCTTATACAAAAAATGCAGATATTGTTATAGTAGCTGCAGGTTGTCCTAAGCTTATCAAAGAAGATATGATTAAAGAAGGTGCTGTAATTATAGATGTAGGCATAAATAGAGTAGATGGTAAAATAATAGGAGATGTTGATTTTGAAAATGTTAGTAAAAAAGCTAGTTTTATCACCCCTGTGCCTGGTGGAGTAGGGCCAATGACTATAGCAATGCTTTTGGAAAATACAATAAAATCTGCTAAAAATAGGATACAACTATGAATTTTTTAAAGAAAATTTATAAATTTATTCAATCTTGGACTGGAACCTTAGTCGTAGTTTTATTAGTGATGTTCTTTTTTATACAAGGTTTTACCATTCCAACTGGATCTATGAAAAATACTTTACTTGTGGGGGATTTTTTATTTGTAAAAAAATTCTCTTATGGTATTCCAACCCCACATCTTCCTTGGGTTGAAATTCCATTATTGCCTGATTTTAACAAAAATGGACATTTAATTAGCTCAGAAGGACCAAAAAGAGGTGATATAGTTGTTTTTAGATATCCTAATGAGCCTAGAATTCATTATGTAAAAAGATGTGTTGCCAAGGGTGGAGATGAAGTTGTAGTAGCTAATAAAACTTTATATGTTCGTATGGTTGAAGGCGATGAATATATGAAAGATTTTTACCCAAATAAAACCAAAATCATTAATGGTAAAATGTATGTAAAAGAGCCTTATATCAAAAAAGGTATCCATTATGATAGTAGGGTAGATATTGAAAGTACATTTTTTAAATATTTGCAACTAGGCCAATTTGCTATGAAACCTATGTCTTTTAAAGAATTAGGACCTAATAATATTTATGGATACAATGCATATTATTTTAAAGTTCCTGAAAATGAATACTTTATGATGGGAGATAACCGCGATCATTCTAGCGATAGTAGATTTTGGGGAAGTGTTGAATATAAATACATTGTTGGACAACCTTGGTTTATCTATTTTTCTTTAGATGAAAATAAAAAAGTAAGATGGGAAAGAATAGGGCGTTTAATAGACACTTTAGAAAATGATGAAAAATATATCCATCATAGCCCAAGCGATATAGATGCTTTAGAATGATTACTGAAAGAAACAAAATATTTTAGTGTAGAAAAATTTGTATAGTTTCTACACAAATTTTTAAAAATACTTTTTTATAAACTTCTTAGTATATTTTTTTAAGCTCCAAGCTGTAACAATTACTAGGAAAAATTTAAAGACACACAAAAGGATAAAAAATGCTAAGTCAAAGATCTCAAAATCTTGGAGAATCTCTAACTTTAGTTATGACAGATATTGCTAAAAATTTAAAAGCAAGTGGTGAAAAAGTCATTAGCTTTTCAGCAGGAGAGCCTGATTTTGATACTCCTAAGGTTATAAAAGATGCAGCTATTAAAGCTATAGAAGATGGTTGTGGAGCTTATACACCTGTTATAGGGATTAAAGAAGTAATTGATGCTATTAAATATAAATTTAAAACAGATAATAATCTTGATTACAATGCTAGTGAAATTATTACTAGCGTAGGAGCAAAACATTCTTTATTTAGTGCAATACAATGTTTGGTTGAAGAGGGTGATGAGGTAATTATCCCAAGTCCTTATTGGGTTAGTTATCCTGAAATGGTGAAATTTGCAGGTGGAACTCCAGTATTCATAGAAGGAGAAGCTAAGAATGGTTTTAAAATCACCCCAGAACAGCTAAAAAATGCAATTACTCCAAAAACTAAGGTTTTGATGTTTAATTCCCCTTCAAATCCTACAGGATCTATATACTCTAAAGATGAAATTTTTGCTTTAGCTAAGGTTTTAGAAGGAACTAAGATTGTTGTTTTAAGTGATGAGATTTATGAAAAATTAGTGTATGATGGAGAATTTTGTGCTTTTGCACAAGTTAGCGAAGATGCTTTAAATAGAACAGTAAGCATAAATGGACTTAGTAAATGTGGGGCTATGCCAGGATGGCGTTTTGGGTATATGGCTAGCAAGATGAGTGAGTTTAATAATGCTGTAAAAAAACTTCAAGGTCAAAGCACTTCAAACATTTGCTCCATAGTTCAGTATGCTGCTTTACCTGCATTGCTTGGAAAAGCAAATGAAGATATTGAGATGATGAGACAAGCATTTTTAAAACGCAGAGAGTTAGCTTGTGAAATTTTATCTCAAAGTTCCAAATTAAAATTAGAACAAATTCCTCAAGGAGCTTTTTATTTGTTTATTTCTTGTCAAGAAGTTGATCAAGATTCTATGAGATTTTGTAAAAGA encodes:
- a CDS encoding metallophosphoesterase, giving the protein MRVVIFFGLLILFFALANFYIYKRFLKRIDFLKPYKKFLIFFMLFIFCMQMFFFISMREDFLSEKIYYILAVFPTITCFLLMFAVIFELGTWAFFNEKTKKQVFSTQRRKFLKLIFDSWLIILSISMIFKGFANAVSVPKVKEIDLKIDKLKEDLNIVLISDVHLGKNLREEFLKALIEKINALNADMVIIAGDLIDTDINKIHYLELLQNFKSKYGTFYVYGNHEYYNGMEEISAKLKKLQNFKILEDEGIKFDNFTLSGTLDLSAERLGYKASDINKVKQHINNEKFNILITHQPKYVKTYDVTGFDLILSGHTHAGQIFPFSLLVFLEQGFVYGLYELGKNALLYVSSGAGFWGPAVRFLAPSEIAFLKLKGE
- a CDS encoding phosphatidylserine decarboxylase, which produces MPLSNNVSKIFGMIAGFKFPKMIQKNINKAYINAFNIDMSEFKNYEEYESLNALFTRTLQNERVLEDDFISPCDGKILELGSSFQNDLKENIALSIKGTSYSIEGLLKDCATNCELENGVDYANIYLSPKDYHHYHAPCNMQILSATYVSGVLFSVSEAKLAKIANLYVRNERVIVKALIDNQFILWMVFVGALNVGKMKFDFDASIQTNAANFDFTHTYENLFVQKGQKLGNFELGSTIVLIAQKGNLKWTKKAYENVKFAKKMADFL
- a CDS encoding FlhB-like flagellar biosynthesis protein, with product MAKKIKKAVALGYNKEDQNAPKILANAKGENASKIISLAKENGIPIKEDKDLVEVLSKLDLGDEIPPNMYKAVAEIFAFLYKVANEDTTKENQPSS
- a CDS encoding flagellar hook-length control protein FliK, whose protein sequence is MITNITNQNQFAKNESTKDVNKDGKEKLDKKTSLEEALKNPFLSKTEAKLPKDYVSKVDQKLQELLNKLLDQITTQKDPNLAVLKNHKNLNFAPNVANELKKLQTELSKSPEFEKFLKILEELVKPAKEANPKNLSSLIKNSGVFLEAKLNYSLKEQNLPQSFFNLLNSIKSTSNQNLKKDIAQLDLKNLDTTSTLKELVHILQNHKQDNKTSLENTNYKTLFKLFDKIENFKNYLSKNSQNINKEKIQNLADNFIKDLNKNLGLINKELAKPENIKIQNTYILKELSQNIKELIHFLNNIKNQTQKTKDIKKEPQKDNLTNQHTQNDKTPNETKNEDKIQNNPKEEPKKPTNKDASKNDIKNENKEQHLTKDIKNNTKEENHTKNENKTDIKNSDIKNDSKPLDTQNTNKTNNIFTSKNETKANIEDIFKQAVSKNLNFSQNLQEDLLGSLSKELTQTSKKLNEVLKALDPKNYEAKNSLDDIKNIEKKLELSIKELNKITPKDSNQISTDLQQDIKSTLLQVSNLAKSLDNESILNQTNRLIAQLEFNQLLSLANNSIHTFLPFFWDDLEKSNVVFKRGKKDKFYAQINLEFEKLGKINVFLSLSNDKYIDINMMIENLEFRKKLYERAHELKKALVKVGLLSSNFFISDIAKSKFQNQDEYNDFNMGFDTRA
- a CDS encoding MFS transporter, with the protein product MLSSKRTIQSLTALFLGMVFVFIGSALTVNSIAIILKQNDVSNFYIGLIGSCYFLGAMVSTISAHRIVSKVGHIRSFGIFAIIFGIATMLHSLNSNLYFWMVLRFLLGFCYYALLMVIESWLNEKAKNAIRSRVIAFYEVVFYSSSGFGILLMSFNFPSDTVFILSASFIMFASIPLFLIKIKEPVLPQKTKISIPKIFDIVPLALATSFIAGMLLNGFFSMASLFVLIQGFGTKEASIFIFCTMLGGFISQLFIGTLSDKISRKFAIILCAFTALSAMICILFFGQNIYLKYLFGFLLGMGMCCLYALSLARANDMLDNPSKRVELGRAVLFTYSSGALFAPAILGTLMHYFEAYGFIYFYICLLGILILFAIDKPKFKNFTKFKRKPGNMVMLDDN
- a CDS encoding AtpZ/AtpI family protein, whose protein sequence is MRKKIIRKSIEAADGLSLGISMVVAVLIGIGIGYFLKNLFGVSWLFWIGVFIGVAAAILNVFKAYKAQVKSYEEFKEENRYKEFKNDTKA
- the hemL gene encoding glutamate-1-semialdehyde 2,1-aminomutase translates to MKNNKKAFEEACEFIAGGVDSPVRAFASVGSNPLFIKQGKGAYITDIEDNIYIDYVQSWGPLLFGHCDEDIEKACKKALKNGSSFGAPTLAETKLAKFILQDWEHLDKIRFVSSGTEATMSAIRLARGYTKKDKIIKFEGCYHGHSDSLLVSAGSGAATFNTPSSLGVLEDVAKNTLVAIYNDIDSVKNLVEKDTNIACIIIEPIAGNMGLVPAKIEFLQELRKICDQYEILLIFDEVMSGFRASYLGSFGINQIKADIVTFGKVIGGGMPAAAFAARAEIMDLLSPLGGVYQAGTLSGNPLAMAAGYANVKKARACENLYENLEKLGSRLMQGFKEAANECGIALQVNNIGSMFGFFFCENPVYNYQDALKSDTKLFAKFHTQMLSKGIYLAPSQFETGFICECMDKKIIDKTIQAAHESFKAL
- a CDS encoding c-type cytochrome produces the protein MKFIFILLLIVINIFAEDFISPKEYQESLYQNPRGISCAKCHGNGQKQILGYYIQNGQKVPFIVPSIQDINYTHFKNVLNQEQGSKSIMPTYSLTEDEIKSLYMYIQNNKKEK
- the folD gene encoding bifunctional methylenetetrahydrofolate dehydrogenase/methenyltetrahydrofolate cyclohydrolase FolD, with the translated sequence MTLLDGKKLSSQIRENLKDEVLKLKNKGIEPCLAVILVGEDSASATYVSSKAKACEQCGIKSLVYRLDTNTTQNELLALINTLNHDDSVDGILVQLPLPKHINKDIILESINFNKDVDGFHPFNVGNLSLNLKGGFLPCTPLGVMKILDFYDIKLKGADVVVIGTSNIVGRPMATMLLNADASVSICHIYTKDLKAYTKNADIVIVAAGCPKLIKEDMIKEGAVIIDVGINRVDGKIIGDVDFENVSKKASFITPVPGGVGPMTIAMLLENTIKSAKNRIQL
- the lepB gene encoding signal peptidase I encodes the protein MNFLKKIYKFIQSWTGTLVVVLLVMFFFIQGFTIPTGSMKNTLLVGDFLFVKKFSYGIPTPHLPWVEIPLLPDFNKNGHLISSEGPKRGDIVVFRYPNEPRIHYVKRCVAKGGDEVVVANKTLYVRMVEGDEYMKDFYPNKTKIINGKMYVKEPYIKKGIHYDSRVDIESTFFKYLQLGQFAMKPMSFKELGPNNIYGYNAYYFKVPENEYFMMGDNRDHSSDSRFWGSVEYKYIVGQPWFIYFSLDENKKVRWERIGRLIDTLENDEKYIHHSPSDIDALE
- a CDS encoding pyridoxal phosphate-dependent aminotransferase; its protein translation is MLSQRSQNLGESLTLVMTDIAKNLKASGEKVISFSAGEPDFDTPKVIKDAAIKAIEDGCGAYTPVIGIKEVIDAIKYKFKTDNNLDYNASEIITSVGAKHSLFSAIQCLVEEGDEVIIPSPYWVSYPEMVKFAGGTPVFIEGEAKNGFKITPEQLKNAITPKTKVLMFNSPSNPTGSIYSKDEIFALAKVLEGTKIVVLSDEIYEKLVYDGEFCAFAQVSEDALNRTVSINGLSKCGAMPGWRFGYMASKMSEFNNAVKKLQGQSTSNICSIVQYAALPALLGKANEDIEMMRQAFLKRRELACEILSQSSKLKLEQIPQGAFYLFISCQEVDQDSMRFCKRLLEEEKVALVPGIGFGMEGYFRLSYATNEKDIQEGCQKIVDFVKRY